The following nucleotide sequence is from Juglans microcarpa x Juglans regia isolate MS1-56 chromosome 6D, Jm3101_v1.0, whole genome shotgun sequence.
TACCAATGGCCCTAGGCCTTGAGTGAATGACATGACTGACTGCAATATTGATTGGTTGGCTGCTAGTGGAATAATGCTGCATACAACCAAACTTCTTCACCTATATCTTTGAATCTTTTTATGTCTTCTTCCATACTTAAACATGCCCCACAACTCACTTATATTATTAAGTGATAAAGGTGAGGGACTCTATtatttgcttcttctttttttttttaatttctttaattgttaATAGCAATATTGTTTccctctcttctttttatttttatttattgtctaAAATTAAAGTTGCCAATTCTTGCTACCTTTCTATAGATTTGGGTATTAAACTACTTCTGTATTGTGGCTGCACGCGTCATATAATGTAGgctaaaaaatttatttattttttctcaaaaatcacTATGGTATTTTGTTACGGTTTTCCTTCCTGTCTGGCTATGTAGAGAATTTACAGTGTTCTTCTACCTTCAATTGCAGCTTTTAGAATTAACCAGACAAAAGAGTGTcctgaaaaataattgaagatATGGGCCACGACGGATAtttccaattttttctttttttttttcctgaaaattgAAGATCGATATGGAGAGCACAGCAAAAACATGAGCATGCAATGACAGTGATCACCTTTGTAATTTCTCCTACGTTttcaaccctctctctctctctctctctcacacacacacacacacacacgcgtGCACATACGTTCTTTCTTACTCATTTAGGATTATCCCGATAAATAATTGGCTAATAAGCCATGTAACTTAACCTACCCTTGACTCTCTGGGCAGCAAGTTAAGATTCAGTTGTGTAAATCAAAAACTACGAAAACGTCATGTGGTGGGTTTTGAATACTTTGCCCACTGAACCACTAGAACATTTTTGCTCTGATTCATTGGCGGTTTCTCGTACATGGTTTCATTAGAAGACAGTTTCGAGTCCAAAAACCCGTACTTCATCAGATCAAGCAGTCCCAGTGGGCAAAACACGACCGACCATTCATGGTTGTTAATTTGGTTCTTTCTCATGATGCTTCTGCCCTCCTTGTCAGGTTGTTTCATGTAGTAAATTACCATCTTACTGAGTAATCAATACATATTGCGCCGCGTCTAATCATTGAATCATGGAAAAAGCTTCCGGTGTTTGTGTTTCAGTGACCCCAAGATCGGATTTCAAAATTCATGAGGTTGCTCAGAATAGCTTCAGACATGCCTATCAACTTTTGAGTTGTATTTCTGGTCAGAATCTCAAGAAAAGAAGCATTGAGGAAATGAGCCTGATTGCTGAAGCTGCAGAAAATGAGTTCAGAAAACTGCTTACTCTCCTTGAGGGATCAATGTCATCACATTTTAGAAGCATCAGGAAGGGTCCCTTGCCGAATTACCGCGGAATAAACCCTGTTGAGCTGATGGATAGTCCAAATTCTATGCCCCAAGATTTTTCATGCAATTCAACTCCAGTACCCTGCATGGTCAGAGAGTTATTTCCCCTTCATAGTGATAAATCAGTTTCTGATTTGATTCAGAGCGACAATATCAAATTGTATAAACAGAATAAGGCCCTGCAGCAATGTTACCCTGAAACCAGTTTTGCTGCGACTAAGTCTATCATGGGGCTGAACGAACTCTCCAAACAGCCTGTCCCTTCTTTGATCAGTATGGATGGAAGCATCAATAAGCAGACAatttactactcatcatctgAAGTTTTGGCTTCTAGGAATGAACCTTCCTTGTTATCTTCCATGGGGAAGTTTGGAGTGCAAAGTGAAGCTAGTACAAGATCCGTAGCCTCAACTGATGGATGTCATTGCTCAAAGAGAAGGTGTTTCCTCTCTCAATTTCATGTGAACAAATTTCACTTTCaccttctttttttggtttatgcACGTGACACTTTTTATGGTTCTAGACATTGAACAAAGATTTCTGTTGTCAAGaactagagttttttttttggcaaagaaaaaaaaaaaaaagttgtctcTTGACGGATACAATTCGAAAGTCCAACACTTGAAGATACGCCTGACTTGCTATCTGGTTGCCAGCTGATAATGATTGTTAATGATGTTTCTTATCCTCTTCTTTTGCGGTTTATCATACAGGAAACTGCGAATAAAGAGAACTATAAGAGTTCCGGCATTAAGCAATAACCTAGCAGACATACCTCCCGATGATTATCCCTGGAGGAAATATGGGCAGAAGTCCATAAAGGGATCTCCGCATCCTAGGTATGTCCatgttccttttcttttcttttctttttctgtattTGGTTTAAATATTCTCCTGTATCTGATTATTGGTTATTCCTGAAAATACTTGAGGTTTGACAGTTGCGAAGTTTATTTCTCTTCTGGGTCATTCAGGATTGTGTTCTGTGGAGCCTAGACTCATTTTTTTCCCCCCTCCATTCATAACCACTCTGACTATCATACTCACGCCTTCACATTTAAGGTTCTAACATTAGCAAACCTATCTTGACTTATGAATATTCGTCTGCACCCACCCTTTTCACCCTTTTCAGAGTTCTAAGCTTATTTCTGACTGGTGTGTTTCTGGGTTTGTCTTGGGAAGGAGCTACTACAAATGCAGCAGCGTGAGGGGCTGCCCTGCAAGAAAGCATGTGGAACGATGCGTGGAGGATTCTACCATGTTGGTTGTGACATACGAAGGGGAGCACAACCACTCGAGAAATGCTTATCACTCAAACCCCATCAGTACGTAGATTAAATCTAGAGGATGCCAACATTTTCCTGCTAAGTGGAACTGGTTTAATTTTGCATCTCTGAAGTTCCTGATCTGCCCATTTCCTTGGAATTGAAAACACGGCCTGCTGGTGGATGATCAGAGTAAGCATTGTCAAAACTTATACAGCATGAGCATGAGTACACATGACTCCTGATCAGTGGCTAAGTGCCATGCATGGTGATGGTGTTTGTTTTCCCAATCTAGTGCTTCCATATAAGACATATATTctgtttatgaaaatttgagctTGTGAAAATGGTGATCTTCTGTCTCCTCGTGGATGAGAGACGAAATGATTTTATCCACCATACTAATTTTTCCTAGCTTGAGCACGGTTTAAGATTAATCACCAACGTcttaacattaaaatattctaCACGTACAGCTAGGCATTGTCGCAGCGTCTTTAAGGCGAGTTTAATTTAGACAGTTCACAACCTCTTTATGCTACAAATACATTAAACATTAGTAACGATGAATAATTTTTAAGACAAAATAGGCATTGTAGAGGCAAAAACAGGACAAGTCGATACGTTTTCATACGATGATGTTTCGTTTTCAGAAGTCATttgatcttctctctctcaattgcAAATCAAGTCAAAGTACAGCGACAAACTTCACTCACGCACATTTCAACTAGTACAAAAATAcagtttagaaagaaaaaatctctactttttttcaaagaactcttCAATGATTATAACATAacactaatagtctaatattctACAAG
It contains:
- the LOC121233967 gene encoding probable WRKY transcription factor 15 isoform X1 produces the protein MVSLEDSFESKNPYFIRSSSPSGQNTTDHSWLLIWFFLMMLLPSLSVTPRSDFKIHEVAQNSFRHAYQLLSCISGQNLKKRSIEEMSLIAEAAENEFRKLLTLLEGSMSSHFRSIRKGPLPNYRGINPVELMDSPNSMPQDFSCNSTPVPCMVRELFPLHSDKSVSDLIQSDNIKLYKQNKALQQCYPETSFAATKSIMGLNELSKQPVPSLISMDGSINKQTIYYSSSEVLASRNEPSLLSSMGKFGVQSEASTRSVASTDGCHCSKRRKLRIKRTIRVPALSNNLADIPPDDYPWRKYGQKSIKGSPHPRSYYKCSSVRGCPARKHVERCVEDSTMLVVTYEGEHNHSRNAYHSNPIST
- the LOC121233967 gene encoding probable WRKY transcription factor 15 isoform X2, which translates into the protein MVSLEDSFESKNPYFIRSSSPSGQNTTDHSWLLIWFFLMMLLPSLSVTPRSDFKIHEVAQNSFRHAYQLLSCISGQNLKKRSIEEMSLIAEAAENEFRKLLTLLEGSMSSHFRSIRKGPLPNYRGINPVELMDSPNSMPQDFSCNSTPVPCMVRELFPLHSDKSVSDLIQSDNIKLYKQNKALQQCYPETSFAATKSIMGLNELSKQPVPSLISMDGSINKQTIYYSSSEVLASRNEPSLLSSMGKFGVQSEASTRSVASTDGCHCSKRRKLRIKRTIRVPALSNNLADIPPDDYPWRKYGQKSIKGSPHPRVLSLFLTGVFLGLSWEGATTNAAA